The following proteins come from a genomic window of Bradyrhizobium paxllaeri:
- a CDS encoding LysR substrate-binding domain-containing protein — protein sequence MKRARPTPHRSVSTATSRRLLQAVQPAIAAASLNASQLLALQAFDVAFRTGSFKASAQLLNLSPSAVSHRIRNLEQALGAALFVRTHRAIAATAEGKILAAATGRAFAELARVGSSATGKAARQRLRLKVLPMFASAWLIPRLAGFMTQHPDIDLAIESSSRNVDFELEAFDAGISVGDGMFEGITAHHLAAIRTTPVAAPSLARRLNLREPSDLRRAALIHVTTFPAAWPLWLEHAGVAKLKPARTISVDSFVAAMQAAEQGAGVALGLEPFIIERERQGTICRPLSLAHPTGSYWLVHPPGAQRNRTLQVFKRWLLAELSTSGGIAQFCR from the coding sequence ATGAAACGCGCGCGTCCCACTCCCCACAGGTCGGTCTCGACGGCAACTTCGCGGCGCCTGTTGCAGGCGGTTCAGCCGGCAATCGCGGCCGCGTCGCTCAACGCGTCGCAGCTCCTGGCATTGCAAGCATTTGATGTCGCATTCCGAACCGGCAGTTTCAAAGCGTCGGCGCAGCTCCTCAATCTCAGCCCGTCGGCGGTCAGCCATCGGATACGCAATCTTGAGCAGGCACTCGGCGCCGCGCTGTTCGTGCGTACACACCGCGCCATCGCGGCGACCGCGGAAGGCAAAATCCTCGCCGCCGCAACTGGCCGGGCCTTTGCTGAACTGGCGCGGGTCGGATCTTCCGCAACCGGCAAGGCGGCACGGCAAAGGCTCCGGCTCAAGGTGCTGCCGATGTTCGCTTCTGCCTGGCTCATTCCGCGCCTGGCCGGCTTCATGACGCAGCATCCGGACATCGACCTTGCGATCGAAAGCTCCAGCCGCAACGTCGATTTCGAACTCGAGGCTTTCGATGCCGGGATCAGCGTTGGAGATGGAATGTTCGAAGGGATCACGGCACACCATCTCGCGGCAATCAGGACCACGCCCGTGGCGGCGCCTTCGCTGGCACGCCGACTGAACCTGCGCGAGCCAAGCGACCTCAGGCGCGCCGCGCTGATTCACGTGACGACTTTCCCGGCTGCGTGGCCATTATGGCTGGAGCACGCCGGCGTCGCCAAACTGAAGCCGGCACGGACAATCTCCGTCGACAGCTTTGTCGCTGCGATGCAGGCTGCCGAGCAAGGCGCCGGTGTGGCGCTTGGACTGGAGCCGTTCATCATCGAGCGGGAGCGTCAAGGCACGATCTGTCGGCCGCTTTCGCTAGCGCATCCGACCGGGAGTTACTGGCTCGTCCATCCGCCGGGCGCGCAGCGCAACCGCACGCTTCAGGTGTTCAAACGCTGGCTGCTAGCCGAACTTTCGACGTCTGGCGGCATAGCGCAGTTCTGCCGTTGA
- a CDS encoding GMC family oxidoreductase, giving the protein MAEAYDFVVVGGGSGGCTVAGRLSEDPKTSVALLDAGGRNDNWVVTTPFALVLMVAGSVNNWAFNTVPQKGLNGRIGYQPRGKGLGGSSAINAMVYIRGHRADYDQWASLGNTGWSFADVLPYFKRAEDNADFGGEYHGKGGPLTVNKSRTGNPVQRIFLQAAQEAQFRLREDFNADEHEGLGIYQLTQRNGERCSAARAYIHPHMGSRANLRVETHAHATRILFEGKRAVGVEYRQGKEIKQIRARREVILSAGAFQTPHLLMLSGIGDSAELGKHGIATVHHLPGVGQNLQDHPDFVFGYMSDNPNFNGISLKALPRLLRAIRQYRRERRGPMTSNFAECGGFLKTRPDLDIPDIQLHFGMALADDHGRKRHRGTGFTCHVCLLRPKSRGSVSLGSADPFAPPLIDPNFFGDPDDLETMVAGFKTTRRLMETPALRALQKKEMFTEGVHGDDDIRTLLRERVDTVYHPVGTARMGVNDPMAVVDPKLKVYGVEGLRVVDASIMPTLIGGNTNAPTIMIGEKAADMIRAEMRAV; this is encoded by the coding sequence GTGGCGGAAGCTTACGATTTCGTGGTGGTGGGCGGCGGCTCCGGCGGCTGCACGGTGGCAGGGCGGCTTTCGGAAGATCCGAAGACGTCGGTGGCGCTGCTCGATGCCGGTGGCCGGAACGACAATTGGGTGGTCACGACGCCGTTCGCGCTCGTGCTGATGGTTGCCGGCAGCGTCAACAACTGGGCCTTCAACACCGTGCCGCAGAAGGGCCTCAACGGCCGCATCGGCTATCAGCCGCGCGGCAAGGGGCTCGGCGGCTCCTCCGCCATCAACGCGATGGTCTATATCCGCGGCCATCGCGCCGACTACGACCAATGGGCCTCGCTCGGCAACACCGGCTGGTCGTTCGCGGATGTGCTGCCCTACTTCAAGCGTGCCGAGGATAATGCCGATTTCGGCGGCGAATATCACGGCAAGGGCGGACCGCTTACCGTCAACAAGTCGCGCACCGGCAATCCGGTGCAGCGGATATTTCTGCAGGCAGCGCAGGAAGCGCAGTTTCGGCTGCGCGAGGATTTCAATGCCGACGAGCACGAAGGCCTCGGCATCTATCAGCTGACGCAGCGGAATGGCGAACGCTGCAGCGCCGCGCGCGCCTACATCCACCCGCATATGGGAAGCCGCGCCAATCTGCGCGTCGAGACCCACGCCCACGCCACCCGCATCCTGTTCGAAGGCAAGCGCGCGGTCGGCGTCGAGTACCGGCAAGGCAAGGAGATCAAACAAATTCGCGCTCGGCGCGAGGTGATCCTCTCCGCCGGCGCCTTCCAGACGCCGCATCTCCTGATGCTGTCGGGCATCGGCGACAGCGCCGAGCTTGGTAAACACGGCATCGCCACCGTGCACCATCTGCCCGGCGTCGGGCAGAACCTGCAGGACCACCCGGATTTCGTGTTCGGCTACATGTCCGACAATCCGAACTTCAACGGCATTTCGCTGAAAGCGCTGCCGCGGCTGCTGCGGGCCATCCGCCAGTATCGGCGCGAGCGTCGCGGGCCGATGACGTCGAATTTCGCCGAATGCGGCGGCTTCCTGAAAACCCGGCCCGACCTCGACATCCCCGACATCCAGCTTCATTTCGGCATGGCGCTGGCCGACGATCACGGCCGCAAGCGCCATCGCGGCACCGGCTTTACCTGCCACGTCTGCCTGCTGCGGCCGAAGAGTCGCGGCAGCGTTTCGCTTGGAAGCGCCGATCCGTTTGCGCCGCCGCTGATCGATCCGAATTTCTTTGGCGATCCTGACGATCTGGAAACCATGGTCGCGGGCTTCAAGACCACGCGGCGGCTGATGGAGACGCCGGCACTGCGCGCGTTGCAGAAGAAGGAGATGTTCACGGAAGGCGTGCATGGCGATGACGACATCCGGACCCTGCTGCGCGAGCGCGTCGATACCGTCTATCATCCGGTCGGCACAGCCAGGATGGGCGTGAACGATCCCATGGCCGTGGTCGATCCGAAGCTGAAGGTGTATGGCGTCGAGGGATTGCGCGTGGTCGATGCCTCGATCATGCCGACGTTGATCGGCGGCAACACCAACGCACCGACCATCATGATCGGCGAGAAGGCCGCGGACATGATAAGAGCGGAAATGCGGGCAGTTTGA
- a CDS encoding CvpA family protein: protein MNSFDAIVYLGLAISVVTGFNTGLLRSAITIVAYLAAMPIAMGLMPLLSPQIGDKLAPPFAQNSLLFFGAFLVTGMVLGKLARIALDDVIGQQAGVADRLGGAVLGAVRVGLIATTLVLIFDRLLPTNQQPTFMTGSRLRPLLSAAGQLGIKSLPSDLVATIDRLRKDRHI, encoded by the coding sequence ATGAACAGCTTCGACGCCATCGTCTATCTCGGCCTGGCTATCTCTGTGGTCACCGGTTTCAATACCGGGCTGTTGCGCAGCGCGATTACGATTGTGGCCTATCTCGCCGCGATGCCGATCGCGATGGGACTGATGCCGCTATTGTCGCCGCAGATCGGCGACAAGCTCGCCCCGCCGTTTGCGCAGAATTCGCTGCTGTTCTTCGGAGCCTTCCTGGTCACCGGCATGGTGCTCGGCAAGTTGGCGCGCATAGCCCTCGACGACGTCATTGGCCAGCAAGCCGGCGTGGCCGACCGCCTTGGCGGCGCCGTTCTTGGCGCGGTGCGCGTCGGCCTGATCGCGACCACCCTCGTGCTGATCTTCGACCGGCTTCTGCCAACCAACCAGCAACCGACATTCATGACCGGTTCTCGGTTGCGACCGCTGCTATCGGCCGCCGGGCAATTGGGCATCAAGTCCCTTCCGTCGGATCTCGTGGCCACGATCGACCGCCTGAGGAAAGACCGGCACATATAA
- a CDS encoding SDR family oxidoreductase: MDLGIKGRRAIVCASSKGLGRACAIALAKEGVHVTLTARGAEALKKTADEIRKANPGVTVTEIVGDITTPAGREAVLKACPEPDILVNNAGGPPPGDFRNWTRDDWIKAIDANMLTPIELIKATVDGMMARKFGRIVNITSAAVKAPIDILGLSNGARAGLTGFIAGLSRKTVINNVTINGLLPGPFVTDRLTGTAKPEAEKRGITIDQVLAERAKLNPSGRFGDPEEFGLACAFLCGAKAGFITGQNILLDGGAFPGTL; encoded by the coding sequence GTGGATCTTGGGATCAAAGGCCGTCGCGCCATCGTCTGTGCATCGAGCAAGGGCCTGGGGCGCGCCTGCGCCATCGCGCTCGCTAAGGAAGGCGTGCATGTCACGCTCACCGCGCGCGGCGCGGAGGCGCTGAAGAAGACCGCCGATGAAATCCGCAAGGCTAATCCCGGCGTCACCGTAACCGAGATCGTCGGCGACATCACCACGCCGGCCGGCCGCGAGGCGGTGCTGAAGGCCTGTCCCGAACCGGATATCCTCGTCAACAATGCCGGCGGCCCGCCGCCCGGCGATTTCCGCAACTGGACCCGCGACGACTGGATCAAGGCGATCGACGCCAACATGCTCACCCCGATCGAGCTGATCAAGGCGACGGTGGACGGCATGATGGCGCGCAAATTCGGCCGCATCGTCAACATCACCTCGGCCGCGGTGAAAGCGCCGATCGATATCCTGGGGCTTTCCAACGGCGCGCGCGCCGGCCTCACCGGTTTCATCGCGGGACTGTCGCGCAAGACCGTGATCAACAACGTCACCATCAATGGCCTGTTGCCGGGTCCGTTCGTCACCGACCGCCTGACCGGAACGGCCAAGCCCGAAGCCGAAAAGCGCGGCATCACGATAGACCAGGTGCTCGCCGAACGCGCCAAACTCAATCCGTCGGGACGTTTTGGCGACCCCGAGGAATTTGGTCTTGCCTGCGCCTTCCTCTGCGGCGCCAAGGCCGGCTTCATCACCGGGCAGAACATCCTGCTCGACGGCGGCGCATTCCCGGGCACGCTCTAA
- a CDS encoding NADPH:quinone reductase, whose product MKAVWYERTGPAREVLAHGEMPTPVAGPGEVRVRLEASGVNPADVGRRGGGYRPMEYPRVIPNSDGAGIIDQVGDGVTRLKIGQRVWLFNGQRNGRAFGTATEYIALAEHLVTPLLDNLSFAEGATLGIPAMTAWTCLYCDGPIVGQTVLVTGGAGAVGHYAVQLAKWGGAQVIATVSSAAKAEQARLAGADLVVNYKTEDVVAKAMAFTGQRGVNRVVDVDFGGNIETTLKLMGVNSTIAVYATNGNRTPMVPMRELMEKCIALRALVLFALPPPLLAAAQADITKWLAAGPRIHNVAAQFALSDTAEAHLAVEKGDKLGTVIVDCAR is encoded by the coding sequence ATGAAAGCAGTCTGGTACGAACGAACGGGGCCAGCGCGCGAGGTGCTGGCCCATGGCGAGATGCCGACGCCGGTGGCCGGCCCGGGCGAGGTCCGGGTGCGGCTGGAGGCGTCCGGCGTCAATCCAGCCGATGTCGGCCGACGCGGCGGCGGCTATCGGCCGATGGAATATCCGCGCGTCATTCCCAACAGCGACGGCGCAGGGATCATCGATCAGGTCGGCGACGGCGTCACCCGGCTCAAGATCGGTCAGCGCGTCTGGCTGTTCAATGGCCAGCGCAACGGCCGCGCGTTCGGTACCGCGACCGAATATATTGCGCTCGCCGAACATCTGGTGACGCCGCTGCTGGACAATCTATCGTTCGCGGAAGGCGCCACGCTGGGCATTCCCGCCATGACGGCGTGGACCTGCCTCTATTGCGATGGGCCGATCGTGGGACAGACCGTGCTCGTCACCGGCGGCGCCGGCGCGGTCGGGCACTACGCCGTGCAACTCGCCAAATGGGGCGGCGCGCAAGTGATCGCGACCGTCAGCTCAGCGGCGAAGGCCGAGCAGGCGCGGCTCGCCGGCGCCGATCTCGTCGTCAATTACAAGACGGAGGACGTCGTCGCGAAAGCGATGGCCTTCACCGGACAGCGTGGCGTGAACCGCGTCGTCGATGTCGATTTCGGCGGCAACATCGAAACCACGCTGAAACTGATGGGCGTGAACTCGACGATCGCGGTCTATGCCACCAACGGCAACCGCACGCCTATGGTGCCGATGCGCGAGTTGATGGAGAAATGCATCGCGCTTCGCGCCCTGGTGCTGTTTGCGCTGCCACCGCCGCTGTTGGCGGCGGCGCAGGCGGACATCACGAAATGGCTGGCGGCAGGCCCGCGCATCCATAACGTCGCGGCGCAGTTTGCGCTCTCCGACACCGCAGAAGCGCATCTGGCGGTGGAGAAAGGCGACAAGCTCGGCACCGTCATCGTGGACTGCGCCCGATAA
- a CDS encoding DUF3775 domain-containing protein: protein MPELMISPEKVGFLIEKARQFDVKEAASDPDSGSNPADDDMIDVLEDDGRDPVAREIAGFIDALSEDEQIDLVALMRLGRGDGTIEEWKELREQAAEGRRGPTARYLLGEPMLGDLLAEGLDEFGLFWTEERTTPIQ from the coding sequence ATGCCAGAACTGATGATTTCGCCCGAGAAAGTCGGCTTTCTGATTGAGAAGGCCCGGCAGTTCGACGTCAAGGAAGCTGCGTCCGATCCTGACTCCGGATCGAACCCTGCCGATGACGACATGATCGATGTGCTCGAGGATGATGGGCGCGATCCGGTCGCGCGCGAGATTGCCGGTTTCATCGATGCGCTGAGCGAGGACGAACAGATCGACCTCGTGGCGCTGATGCGGCTCGGGCGCGGCGACGGAACTATCGAGGAATGGAAAGAGCTGCGGGAGCAGGCCGCGGAAGGACGCCGTGGTCCCACCGCGCGCTATCTCTTGGGCGAGCCGATGCTCGGCGATCTTCTCGCCGAAGGTCTCGATGAATTCGGTCTCTTCTGGACCGAAGAGCGGACCACGCCGATCCAGTGA
- a CDS encoding MBL fold metallo-hydrolase has translation MQWKVGRVRITRIVEMETVGSTRFILPLATNEEIQKLPWLIPQFATEEGRLKMSIHSFVVETPSRRIIVDTGLGNDKQGRKVPTWNNRKDPFLDTLTAAGFPPDSIDTVLCTHLHVDHVGWNTKLVDDTWVPTFANARYLFGKTEYDYWRDHSDEPDKLAVFNDSVRPIADAGKADLLASDARLSDEITLIPTPGHSPGHMSVHIRSEGEEGLLTGDVAHHPCQMAHLGWSSTADSDPRQSAETRRELFSRFADTPTLVIGGHFGAGHIKRDGDAFRFATLENR, from the coding sequence ATGCAATGGAAGGTGGGCAGGGTCAGGATCACCAGAATCGTCGAAATGGAAACGGTCGGCAGCACCCGATTCATCCTGCCGCTCGCAACCAATGAGGAAATTCAGAAACTGCCCTGGTTGATTCCGCAGTTCGCCACCGAGGAAGGCCGGCTCAAAATGTCGATCCACTCGTTCGTGGTGGAGACGCCGTCCCGGCGGATCATCGTCGATACCGGACTTGGGAACGACAAGCAGGGCCGCAAGGTGCCGACCTGGAACAATCGCAAGGATCCGTTCCTCGACACGCTGACGGCGGCGGGCTTCCCGCCCGACAGTATCGATACCGTGCTGTGCACGCATCTACATGTCGACCATGTCGGCTGGAACACGAAACTGGTCGACGACACATGGGTGCCAACTTTCGCCAATGCCAGATACTTGTTCGGCAAGACCGAATACGACTACTGGCGCGACCACAGCGATGAGCCGGACAAGCTCGCGGTGTTCAACGATTCCGTGAGACCGATCGCCGACGCCGGCAAGGCCGATCTCCTCGCCAGCGATGCCAGGCTTTCGGATGAGATCACCCTGATCCCGACGCCCGGCCACAGCCCCGGCCATATGAGCGTCCATATCAGGTCGGAGGGCGAGGAAGGCCTGCTGACGGGAGACGTCGCCCACCATCCCTGCCAGATGGCCCATCTCGGCTGGTCCTCGACCGCCGATTCCGATCCCCGGCAGTCGGCAGAAACCCGGCGCGAGCTGTTTTCACGCTTTGCCGACACGCCGACGCTGGTAATCGGCGGGCACTTTGGCGCCGGTCATATCAAGCGTGATGGGGATGCCTTCCGGTTCGCAACGCTGGAGAATCGGTAG
- a CDS encoding fumarylacetoacetate hydrolase family protein, which yields MKLVRYGAKGAEKPGLIDKSGQLRDLSAQIRDLDGEAYAPAALAKLAALDTSKLPAVDGKQRFGAPVTGISKFVAIGLNYSDHAKETGSPIPTEPIFFIKANTSLSGPNDSVEKPRGSTKLDWEVEIAAIIGTRAKYVSEADALNHVAGYCVCNDVSERNFQQERGGQWTKGKSHDTFGPVGPWLVTKDEIPDVQKLGMWLDVNGQRRQTGNTSTMIFSMAKCISYVSQFMTLLPGDIVTTGTPPGVGLGMKPPTFLNVGDVVTLGIDGLGEQRQEIIAA from the coding sequence ATGAAGCTTGTACGTTACGGCGCCAAGGGCGCGGAAAAGCCCGGCCTGATCGATAAATCCGGCCAGTTGCGCGATCTTTCCGCCCAAATCAGGGACCTCGACGGGGAGGCCTATGCGCCGGCCGCGCTCGCCAAGCTGGCGGCGCTGGATACCTCCAAGCTTCCCGCCGTCGACGGCAAGCAGCGCTTCGGCGCACCCGTCACCGGCATCTCGAAATTCGTCGCGATCGGCCTGAATTACAGCGACCACGCCAAGGAGACGGGATCGCCGATCCCGACCGAGCCGATCTTCTTCATCAAGGCCAACACCTCGCTGTCGGGCCCGAACGACTCGGTCGAAAAGCCGCGCGGCTCCACCAAGCTCGACTGGGAAGTCGAGATCGCCGCCATCATCGGCACCCGCGCCAAGTATGTCTCGGAAGCCGACGCGCTTAACCATGTCGCCGGCTATTGCGTCTGCAACGACGTCTCCGAGCGCAATTTTCAGCAGGAGCGCGGCGGCCAGTGGACCAAGGGCAAGTCGCACGACACGTTCGGGCCGGTCGGGCCCTGGCTCGTCACCAAGGACGAAATCCCTGACGTGCAGAAGCTCGGCATGTGGCTCGACGTCAACGGCCAGCGCCGCCAGACCGGCAACACCTCGACCATGATCTTCTCGATGGCGAAGTGCATTTCCTATGTCTCGCAGTTCATGACGCTGTTGCCCGGCGACATCGTCACGACCGGCACCCCGCCCGGCGTCGGCCTCGGCATGAAGCCGCCGACCTTCCTCAATGTCGGCGACGTCGTCACGCTCGGCATCGATGGCCTCGGCGAGCAGCGCCAGGAAATCATCGCGGCGTGA
- a CDS encoding glutathione S-transferase family protein, translated as MKLTFSPASPFARKVRIAAIETGLIDKIELTPATVAPGQPNEEYSKITPLKKLPVLILDNGDVILDSYVITEYLDELAGGGKLIPASGPERWKVKSDHSLLQGMLDSMLLCRYEKMVRPEGLRWDAWHDDHWKRAWAGMARFENRPDVLSGPFNIAQIGLVCVLGYADFRFADCGWRKAYPKLDAFHQKMLERPSVKISVPPPA; from the coding sequence ATGAAACTCACCTTCTCTCCCGCCTCCCCCTTCGCCCGGAAAGTCCGCATTGCCGCGATCGAGACCGGCCTGATCGACAAGATTGAACTCACGCCGGCCACCGTCGCGCCGGGGCAGCCGAACGAGGAATATTCGAAGATCACGCCGCTGAAGAAGCTGCCGGTGCTGATCCTCGACAATGGCGACGTCATTCTCGATTCCTATGTCATAACAGAATATCTCGACGAGCTCGCCGGCGGCGGCAAGCTAATCCCCGCTTCCGGGCCCGAACGCTGGAAGGTCAAGAGCGACCATTCCCTGCTGCAGGGCATGCTCGATTCCATGCTGCTGTGCCGCTACGAAAAAATGGTGCGGCCGGAAGGGCTGCGCTGGGATGCCTGGCACGACGACCACTGGAAGCGGGCCTGGGCCGGCATGGCGCGGTTCGAGAACAGGCCCGACGTGCTTTCCGGCCCGTTCAACATTGCGCAGATCGGCCTTGTTTGCGTGCTCGGCTATGCGGACTTCCGCTTTGCCGATTGCGGCTGGCGCAAGGCCTATCCGAAGCTCGACGCCTTCCATCAGAAGATGCTGGAGCGGCCGTCGGTCAAGATCTCGGTACCGCCCCCGGCGTAA
- a CDS encoding serine hydrolase, translating into MREGGRVLRRLGLAAVLTLATSAVAAQTHQLSTDQRNLACGSPTSLNDGWPTATPESVGLDGPRLCGIAARLAATHANVHAVVAVRRGKLVFEQYFPGRDEPWGMGDGPHEFDATTKHDMRSVSKSVISLLVGIAIDRELIKSADEPVVKFFPDYSAAKSPGWDNITPRFQAIGYFGDLFYCGQQWWMGRTLSGDKDVKWIAAMGLGGQRIFIVPELDLVVMTTSGLYGSGRQGNAALDILANFIIPYVRHNVR; encoded by the coding sequence ATGCGCGAGGGTGGCAGGGTTTTGCGACGCCTCGGCCTTGCCGCCGTCCTCACGCTTGCGACGTCTGCCGTCGCGGCGCAGACCCATCAGCTCTCGACCGATCAGCGCAATCTCGCCTGCGGAAGCCCCACATCACTCAACGATGGCTGGCCGACAGCGACACCGGAGAGTGTCGGCCTCGATGGCCCGCGCCTGTGCGGCATCGCGGCGCGGCTTGCGGCCACCCATGCCAACGTTCATGCCGTGGTCGCGGTCCGCCGCGGCAAGCTGGTGTTCGAGCAATATTTTCCGGGCCGTGACGAGCCCTGGGGAATGGGCGACGGGCCGCACGAGTTCGATGCGACCACCAAGCACGACATGCGGTCGGTTTCGAAAAGCGTGATCTCGTTGCTGGTCGGGATCGCCATCGACCGCGAGCTGATCAAGAGCGCTGACGAGCCCGTCGTCAAATTCTTTCCGGACTATTCGGCGGCAAAGTCGCCGGGCTGGGACAACATCACGCCGCGCTTTCAGGCAATCGGCTATTTCGGCGACCTGTTCTACTGTGGGCAGCAATGGTGGATGGGCCGCACGCTATCCGGCGACAAGGACGTAAAATGGATTGCCGCAATGGGCTTGGGCGGCCAGCGTATCTTTATCGTCCCTGAGCTCGACCTTGTGGTCATGACCACGTCAGGGCTTTATGGCAGCGGCCGGCAAGGAAATGCCGCGCTCGACATCCTCGCCAACTTCATCATTCCCTACGTCAGGCACAACGTACGATAA
- a CDS encoding MBL fold metallo-hydrolase — protein MSLKFTVGDLTIHRIIEQETTFLPALELLPHLTPEVLAEHRPWMRNIGALDDKDVLILCFQSYVVKTPHHTILIDSCIGNDKPRPQRPKWNMKTDDTYMRGLAAAGFSVDDIDYVMCTHLHVDHVGWNTRLENSRWVPTFPKARYVFDKAEFDYWTETHAKTPVPPFADSVLPVVESRQAEIVRSDFAIGDHTRILPTPGHTPGHAAFTFGRGKDDAVFSGDLMHSPLQALYPELSVKFDVDQAQAAKTRRSFLERYCDTETLCCTAHFPSPSGGKIRRTGSGFTCEAI, from the coding sequence ATGAGCCTGAAATTCACTGTCGGCGATCTCACCATTCACCGTATCATCGAGCAGGAGACCACCTTCCTGCCGGCACTGGAGCTGCTGCCTCACCTGACACCGGAAGTCCTGGCAGAGCACCGTCCGTGGATGCGAAACATCGGCGCGCTCGACGACAAGGACGTGCTGATCCTGTGCTTCCAGTCCTATGTGGTGAAGACGCCGCACCACACCATCCTGATCGATAGCTGCATCGGCAACGACAAGCCGCGGCCGCAGCGTCCGAAATGGAACATGAAGACCGACGATACCTATATGCGCGGTCTCGCCGCCGCCGGCTTTTCCGTTGATGACATCGACTACGTCATGTGTACGCATCTGCATGTCGATCATGTCGGCTGGAACACGCGGCTTGAGAACAGCCGCTGGGTACCGACCTTCCCGAAGGCACGCTACGTCTTCGACAAGGCCGAATTCGACTACTGGACCGAGACGCACGCCAAGACGCCGGTGCCGCCGTTTGCCGACAGCGTGCTGCCGGTCGTAGAATCCAGGCAGGCCGAAATCGTCCGCAGCGATTTCGCGATCGGCGATCACACCCGCATCCTGCCGACGCCGGGCCACACGCCCGGCCACGCCGCCTTCACCTTCGGCCGCGGCAAGGACGACGCGGTGTTCTCGGGCGACCTGATGCATTCGCCGCTGCAGGCGCTTTATCCGGAACTATCCGTAAAGTTCGACGTCGACCAGGCGCAGGCGGCGAAGACGCGGCGCAGCTTCCTGGAACGCTACTGCGATACCGAGACGCTGTGCTGCACCGCGCATTTCCCTTCACCCTCTGGTGGGAAGATCCGGCGCACGGGCAGCGGATTTACCTGCGAGGCGATATGA
- a CDS encoding enoyl-CoA hydratase/isomerase family protein: MNQNPSAFETLSIEPVDEHVAVVRLNRPDASNALDTQMGRDLVRYFEDVALDPKNLRCIVLTGTGDKAFCAGGDLKERRGMTDEAWTRQHVIFERMVRALIDCPVPIIGAVNGAAYGGGCEIAGCCDFLYAAETARFALTEVTLGIMPGGGGTQTLPRAVGERRAKELILTGKPFTSAEAREWGFVNEVFSLPELLPSALATASRIARNAPISVRQAKLSIHRGLQLSLRDGLTLEIEAYNRMVPTEDRREGVLAFNEKRTPNFKGR; the protein is encoded by the coding sequence ATGAATCAAAACCCATCCGCTTTCGAAACGCTCTCGATCGAGCCGGTCGACGAGCACGTAGCGGTTGTCCGGCTCAACCGTCCGGATGCCTCCAACGCGCTCGACACCCAGATGGGGCGCGACCTCGTTCGCTATTTCGAGGACGTGGCACTCGATCCAAAAAACCTGCGCTGCATCGTCCTGACCGGCACCGGCGACAAGGCGTTCTGTGCCGGCGGCGACCTGAAGGAGCGCCGCGGCATGACGGACGAGGCGTGGACGCGCCAGCACGTCATTTTCGAGCGGATGGTGCGGGCGCTGATCGACTGTCCGGTGCCGATCATCGGCGCGGTCAACGGCGCCGCCTATGGCGGCGGCTGCGAGATCGCGGGATGTTGCGATTTTCTCTATGCGGCGGAGACGGCGCGCTTCGCGCTGACCGAGGTAACGCTCGGCATCATGCCGGGCGGCGGCGGCACGCAAACCTTGCCGCGCGCCGTCGGCGAGCGCCGCGCTAAGGAGCTGATCCTGACCGGCAAGCCGTTTACCTCAGCGGAAGCGCGTGAGTGGGGCTTTGTGAACGAAGTTTTCTCGCTGCCGGAGTTGTTACCCTCGGCGCTGGCAACCGCGTCGCGGATCGCCCGCAACGCCCCGATTTCGGTCCGTCAGGCAAAGCTGTCGATCCATCGCGGCCTGCAACTGTCGTTGCGCGACGGCCTCACGCTGGAGATCGAGGCCTATAACCGCATGGTCCCGACCGAGGACCGTCGTGAGGGCGTGCTGGCCTTCAACGAGAAGCGTACGCCCAATTTCAAGGGCCGGTGA